Below is a genomic region from Thiohalorhabdus sp. Cl-TMA.
CAAAAAACACGTATACAGAGTAAGGCTACTTTGACCGCCATCAATTCCCGGCGGGCCGTCCGCCGCTAGCCTGTCCCGAAACACTCCAATCGAGAGCTGAAGCGCTCCATGATCGATCACGCATTTCCCGCGCTCCGCATCCTCGGCCGGAAGCTTCTTCCCATCATTCAAGGCGGCATGGGTGTGGGGGTTTCCGCCCACAACCTGGCCGGAACCGTCGCCGCCGCGGGGGGCGTGGGCACCATCGCCAGCGTGGACCTGCGCCAGCTGCACCCCGACCTCCTCAAGGAGCACAAGCGCAGCCGGGATCCGGCGGACCATACCGCCGCCAACCTGGTGGCCATCGACCGGGAAATCCGGGCGGCGCGGGCCATTGCGGGATCCGGGGGCTTCATCGCGGTGAACGTCATGCGCGCCCTGCGCGATTACGCCGAGCAGGTGCGCCAGGCCTGCGCCAGCGGCGCAAACGCCATCATCATGGGGGCCGGCCTGCCGCTGGAGCTTCCGGCGCTCACCGCGGACTACCCCGATGTGGCACTGATTCCCATCGTTTCCGATGGCCGCGCCCTGCGGATCACCCTAAAGCGCTGGAAACGGCAGAACCGCCTCCCCGACGCGGTGGTGGTGGAGAATCCCCGCTACGCCGGGGGCCATCTGGGAGTGGGCAAGGTGGGCGAGGAGCGGGACCCGCGCTACGACTACCCCACGGTGCTGCCCGAGGTGCGCGCCGCCCTGGCCGAGTTCGGCGACGAGGCCGCCGCGGTGCCGGTGATCGCCGCCGGGGGCATAAACGGACCCGAGCGGCTAGCCGAGGTCATGGAGCTGGGCGCCGACGGCGCCCAGGTGGGCACCCCCTTCGCCGTTTCCGCCGAAGGCGACGCCCATCCCGAGTTCAAGCGCGTCCTGCTGGGGGCCAACCCGGCCAGCGACACCGTGACCTTCATCAGCGCCGCCGGCCTGCCCGCACGGGCCGTGCGCACCCCCTGGCTCGACCGCTACCTGGGACTGGAAGAGCAGCTCTTGAACCGAGCCTGCCCGGAAACGGCCACCTGCCCCACCTTCGTCGAGTGCCTCGCCCATTGCGGCTTCAAGGACGGCAAGGCGAGCGCCGGCCAGTTCTGTATCGAGACGCGCCTGGCCGCCGCCCAGAAGGGCAAGGTCAGCCAGGGCCTGTTCTTCCGCGGCGGCGCCGCCCTTCCCTTCGGGAGCCAGATCCGCTCGGTGCGCGAGACGCTGTGCCACCTCCTGGGCGTCACTGCCTCCCATGAGACGGCCATAGCGACCCCCTGACCCAATACCCGACCAAAAAAATCGGACCATAAGTATTGCATGGGAAACTAAATAGGACTAGATTAGTCCTAGTTTCCCGACAGGGCGAACCAGGGTGTTGCAAAACGTAGAGCGGGCGCTGCTGAACGCCCAGGCCCGGAAGCAAGGCGAGTCCCCGATCGTTTTCCAACAGCCTGTGAACGGAGCGGCACCGGATGCTACGCATCAGTAAGATGACCGATTACGGCACCGTGGTCATGACGCACCTCGCCAGGAACCCGGAGCGGCGGTTCAGCGCTCGGGAGCTAGCGAGCGATCTGCACATCGGCGTGCCCACGGTGAGCAAGATCCTGAAGGTCCTGGAGCGCGGCAACCTGCTGGTGGCCCAGCGCGGCAAGAACGGCGGGTATTCTCTGGCCCGCGACCCGAAGGAGATCTCCGTGGCCCAGGTGATCCGGGCCATGGAAGGGCCCATCGCCCTGACCGAGTGCGCCAGCGACGCCCTGCAGTGCGAGCAGGAGAAGTCCTGCTCGGTGCAGAGCAACTGGCAGCGCATCAATCACGCCATCATGCGGGCCCTGGAAGGGGTCTCGGTGGCAGAAATGACGGAACCGATTTCGGTCCAGGGTGTGCAGACCCGCACCCTGGCGTTCCTGGGGGTCCACGAGCAGGCCCCCCTGGTCCAAGCGGAATAAAACGACCCGGACGCGGTCCGGAGGGATTTCCCAATTCCCGGGATGGAGGCAAATATGGCGTCTTCGAGCCAGCTCGACGAAGTTCTCAATCGGGGCTATACCCCCGGCTTCTATACCGACATCGAAGTCGATGCGGTCCCTCCGGGGCTCAACGAGGACATCATCCGCATGATCTCCGCCAAGAAGGAAGAACCGGAGTTCATGCTGGAGTGGCGCCTCAATGCCTATCGGCAATGGAAGGAAATGACCGAGCCGCGGTGGGCGAACATCCGCC
It encodes:
- a CDS encoding NAD(P)H-dependent flavin oxidoreductase, producing MIDHAFPALRILGRKLLPIIQGGMGVGVSAHNLAGTVAAAGGVGTIASVDLRQLHPDLLKEHKRSRDPADHTAANLVAIDREIRAARAIAGSGGFIAVNVMRALRDYAEQVRQACASGANAIIMGAGLPLELPALTADYPDVALIPIVSDGRALRITLKRWKRQNRLPDAVVVENPRYAGGHLGVGKVGEERDPRYDYPTVLPEVRAALAEFGDEAAAVPVIAAGGINGPERLAEVMELGADGAQVGTPFAVSAEGDAHPEFKRVLLGANPASDTVTFISAAGLPARAVRTPWLDRYLGLEEQLLNRACPETATCPTFVECLAHCGFKDGKASAGQFCIETRLAAAQKGKVSQGLFFRGGAALPFGSQIRSVRETLCHLLGVTASHETAIATP
- a CDS encoding SUF system Fe-S cluster assembly regulator, whose translation is MLRISKMTDYGTVVMTHLARNPERRFSARELASDLHIGVPTVSKILKVLERGNLLVAQRGKNGGYSLARDPKEISVAQVIRAMEGPIALTECASDALQCEQEKSCSVQSNWQRINHAIMRALEGVSVAEMTEPISVQGVQTRTLAFLGVHEQAPLVQAE